A stretch of Lagopus muta isolate bLagMut1 chromosome 9, bLagMut1 primary, whole genome shotgun sequence DNA encodes these proteins:
- the IRS1 gene encoding insulin receptor substrate 1 yields the protein MASPTDNNEGFFSDVRKVGYLRKPKSMHKRFFVLRAASESGPARLEYYENEKKWRHKSGAPKRSIPLESCFNINKRADSKNKHLVALYTKDEHFAIAADSELEQESWYQALLQLHNRAKGHHHLHHHHHHHHSDVTFGGSSVGLGEAGEDSYGEVAPGPAFKEVWQVILKPKGLGQTKNLIGIYRLCLTNKTISFVKLNSDAAAVVLQLLNIRRCGHSENFFFIEVGRSAVTGPGEFWMQVDDSVVAQNMHETILEAMRAMSEEFRPRSKSQSSSNCSNPISVPLRSRHHINNPPPSQVGLSRRSRTESVTATSPAGGGGGGMGGKPSSFRVRASSDGEGTMSRPASVDGSPVSPSANRTHSHRHRGNSRLHPPLNHSRSIPMPSSRCSPSATSPVSLSSSSTSGHGSTSDCLFPRRSSASVSGSPSDGGFISSDEYGSSPCDFRNSFRSVTPDSLGHTPPARGDEELNYICMGGKAASSCCSLAAPNGHFIPRTCHPQQQPRYPSTSCCPRAGSEDIADLDKAFRKRTHSAGTSPTISHQKTPSQSSVASIEEYTEMLPSYPCGSSRLPSYRHSAFVPTHSYPEECLEMHHLDGSHHRTNSAPHTDDGYMPMSPGVAPLPSGGAAPKGGDYMPMSPKSVSAPQQIINPGRGGRHPQATVDSNGYMMMSPSGSYSPDSGSAGYGKIWTNGAGHHPKLSVESNEGKLPCGGGDYINMSPASGSTTSTPPDCYFGAAGQPGVEEAAAAVLHKPIYSYFSLPRSFKHVHRRAGGPAGEEGSPQPRVALGSGRLLYAAEDSSSSTSSDSLGGPCGPEGPAPRSQPPRKVDTAVQTKGRLARPTRLSLGGPKASTLPRAREQPPPLPPPEPKSPGEYVNIEFVPGNKPPFPSAAPGLPRPPGGEAAEEYMNMELGPPRAHCPSAFAAARAAPAARPGRGAAPPGRDYVSVQLGGSCSDCADSPSPSSPAPLLGYADARAGRSAAEKPPPAAAASPELPRSPAELAAAPPRSSSLLGGPGAGSAFTRVSLSPGRNQSAKVIRADPQGGRRRHSSETFSSTPSTARGAAGGGGGGPGAPFPCGGAGGAEEVKRHSSASFENVWLRPAAGEPPSASRGPGAALENGLNYIDLDLVKDCGHRRHHLHPPAEGASGPGGKPPQPRSPRGSSHSSDDPSAYASISFQKREEP from the coding sequence ATGGCCAGCCCCACAGATAACAACGAGGGCTTCTTCTCGGATGTCAGAAAGGTGGGTTACTTGCGCAAACCCAAGAGCATGCATAAACGCTTTTTCGTGCTAAGGGCAGCCAGCGAGTCTGGACCCGCCCGGCTGGAGTATTACgagaatgagaagaaatggagaCACAAGTCGGGGGCCCCCAAGCGCTCCATCCCATTGGAAAGCTGCTTCAACATCAACAAGCGGGCTGACTCCAAGAACAAGCACCTGGTGGCCCTCTACACCAAGGACGAGCACTTTGCCATCGCAGCTGACAGTGAACTGGAACAGGAGAGCTGGTACCAAGCGCTGCTGCAGTTGCACAACAGGGCCAAGggccaccaccacctccaccaccatcatcaccaccaccacagtGATGTCACCTTTGGGGGCAGCAgcgtggggctgggggaagcaggTGAGGACAGCTATGGCGAGGTAGCCCCTGGCCCAGCTTTTAAGGAAGTTTGGCAAGTAATTCTGAAGCCTAAGGGGCTAGGCCAGACAAAGAACCTGATTGGCATCTACCGCCTGTGCCTGACTAACAAGACCATCAGCTTTGTAAAGCTGAATTCGGATGCggctgctgtggtgctgcagctgctcaatATCCGCCGTTGTGGACACTCTGAGAACTTCTTCTTCATCGAGGTGGGACGCTCGGCAGTGACCGGGCCTGGGGAGTTCTGGATGCAGGTGGATGACTCTGTGGTGGCACAGAACATGCATGAAACCATCCTGGAGGCCATGAGAGCCATGAGCGAGGAATTCCGACCGCGCAGCAAGAGCCAGTCCTCCTCCAATTGTTCCAACCCCATCTCTGTGCCCCTTCGTAGCAGGCACCACATCAACAACCCTCCGCCCAGCCAAGTGGGGCTCAGTCGCCGGTCCAGAACCGAGAGTGTTACAGCTACTTCCCCAGCTGGCGGTGGGGGAGGAGGTATGGGTGGCAAACCCAGCTCTTTCCGGGTCCGCGCATCCAGCGATGGGGAAGGCACCATGTCAAGGCCTGCCTCAGTGGATGGTAGCCCAGTTAGCCCCAGTGCCAACCGGACCCACTCGCACAGACACCGTGGCAACTCCAGGCTCCATCCTCCACTCAACCACAGCCGTTCCATCCCAATGCCTTCCTCGCGCTGCTCCCCGTCGGCCACCAGCCCAGTCAGCCTGTcatccagcagcaccagtgGCCATGGCTCCACATCAGACTGCCTGTTTCCACGAAGGTCCAGTGCTTCAGTTTCTGGCTCCCCTAGCGATGgtggatttatttcttctgatgaATATGGTTCTAGCCCGTGTGATTTCCGCAACTCTTTTCGCAGTGTGACCCCGGACTCTCTAGGACACACCCCACCAGCTCGGGGCGATGAAGAGCTCAATTACATCTGCATGGGGGGGAAGGCTGCTTcgtcctgctgcagcctggcagctccCAATGGCCACTTCATCCCACGCACCTGCCACCCGCAGCAGCAGCCCCGCTATCCCAGCACATCATGCTGTCCCCGAGCTGGTAGCGAGGACATTGCTGACTTGGACAAGGCGTTCAGGAAACGGACTCACTCTGCGGGCACTTCACCCACCATCTCCCACCAGAAGACACCCTCCCAGTCTTCGGTGGCTTCCATTGAGGAGTATACGGAGATGTTGCCTTCTTACCCCTGTGGCAGCAGCCGGCTGCCCTCCTACCGGCACTCGGCCTTTGTGCCTACTCACTCCTACCCTGAGGAGTGTCTGGAGATGCACCACCTAGATGGCAGCCATCACAGGACCAACTCTGCTCCGCACACGGATGATGGCTACATGCCCATGTCCCCTGGCGTAGCCCCCTTGCCCAGCGGTGGGGCTGCCCCCAAGGGCGGTGATTACATGCCCATGAGCCCCAAGAGCGTGTCAGCCCCGCAGCAAATCATCAACCCTGGCAGAGGGGGCCGCCACCCTCAGGCTACGGTGGACTCCAACGGCTACATGATGATGTCCCCCAGCGGCAGCTACTCCCCGGACAGCGGCTCTGCCGGCTACGGCAAGATTTGGACGAACGGTGCCGGCCACCACCCAAAGCTCTCGGTGGAGAGCAACGAAGGGAAGCTGCCCTGCGGCGGCGGCGACTACATCAACATGTCCCCGGCCAGCGGCTCCACCACCAGCACGCCGCCCGACTGCTACTTCGGGGCGGCGGGGCAGCCGGGCGTCGAGGAGGCGGCCGCCGCGGTCCTCCACAAGCCCATCTACTCCTACTTCTCGTTGCCGCGCTCCTTCAAGCACGTGCACCGGCGGGCCGGCGGGCCGGCGGGAGAGgagggcagcccccagccccgcgTGGCGCTCGGCTCCGGCCGCCTCCTCTACGCCGCCGAGGACTCATCGTCCTCCACCAGCAGCGACAGTCTGGGCGGCCCCTGCGGCCCCGAGGGTCCCGCGCCGCGCTCGCAGCCCCCGCGCAAGGTGGACACGGCCGTGCAGACCAAGGGCCGCCTGGCGCGACCCACGCGGCTGTCGCTGGGCGGCCCCAAGGCCAGCACCCTGCCGCGGGCCCGCGAGCAGCCCCCTCCGCTACCGCCCCCGGAGCCCAAGAGCCCCGGCGAGTACGTGAACATCGAGTTCGTCCCCGGGAACAAGCCGCCTTTCCCCTCGGCCGCCCCGGGGCTGCCGCGGCCGCCGGGCGGGGAGGCCGCCGAAGAGTACATGAACATGGAGCTggggccgccccgcgcccaCTGCCCCAGCGCCTTCGCCGCCGCGCGGGCGGCCCCCGCGGCACGGCCGGGTCGCGGTGCGGCCCCCCCCGGCCGGGACTACGTGAGCGTGCAGCTGGGGGGCTCCTGCTCGGACTGCGCCGACAGCCCCTCGCCCTCCTCGCCCGCTCCGCTGCTCGGCTACGCCGACGCGCGAGCGGGCCGCTCCGCCGCTGAGAAgccgccgccggccgccgcCGCTTCCCCCGAGCTGCCGCGGTCCCCGGCTGAGCTGGCGGCGGCGCCGCCGCGCTCCTCCTCCCTACTCGGGGGCCCCGGCGCGGGCAGCGCCTTCACCCGCGTCAGCCTCAGCCCCGGCCGTAACCAGAGCGCCAAGGTGATCCGCGCCGACCCGCAGGGCGGCCGCCGGCGGCACAGTTCCGAGACTTTCTCGTCCACGCCGAGCACCGCCCGCGGGGCggcaggcggcggcggcggcggtccCGGGGCGCCGTTCCCCTGCGGCGGCGCGGGAGGCGCCGAGGAGGTGAAGCGCCACAGCTCGGCCTCCTTCGAGAACGTGTGGCTGCGGCCCGCCGCCGGAGAGCCGCCGTCCGCTAGCAGGGGGCCCGGGGCCGCGCTGGAGAACGGACTCAACTACATCGACCTGGACTTGGTGAAGGACTGCGGCCACCGCCGCCACCACCTGCACCCCCCCGCGGAGGGCGCCTCCGGCCCGGGGGGGAAAccgccgcagccccgctccccgcGCGGGAGCAGCCACTCCAGCGACGACCCGAGCGCGTACGCCAGCATCAGCTTCCAGAAGCGGGAGGAGCCCTAG